A region of the Geovibrio ferrireducens genome:
TTCAGGAGCTTTAACAATATAGCCCAAAGGTATAATATTCGCTTTGCAGAGGTTCTGACAGATAACGGCCCTGAGTTCGGCCCTAAGGAATCAGAAAGCAAGATGGATCACCCTTTCGAGAGGTTTCTGATAGAAATGGGTATTAAGCACAGATACACAAGACCTTACAGACCTCAGACGAACGGAAAGGCGGAAAGATTCTGGCGTTCTATAGAGGAAGACCTTCTGCATGAATATGTATTTGAATCTGTTGAGGAATTGGAGGACGAACTCCTCAAATACGTCATATACTACAACGAACTTAGACCACACCAAGGAATTA
Encoded here:
- a CDS encoding integrase core domain-containing protein; translated protein: LSKCQIKGESIARHLLCVVDSCTRIAWVESIPDKKALTVMFAVFRSFNNIAQRYNIRFAEVLTDNGPEFGPKESESKMDHPFERFLIEMGIKHRYTRPYRPQTNGKAERFWRSIEEDLLHEYVFESVEELEDELLKYVIYYNELRPHQGINGKTPLQLNEISPRIT